The proteins below are encoded in one region of Corvus cornix cornix isolate S_Up_H32 unplaced genomic scaffold, ASM73873v5 scaffold8, whole genome shotgun sequence:
- the LOC120412294 gene encoding LOW QUALITY PROTEIN: RAS guanyl-releasing protein 2-like (The sequence of the model RefSeq protein was modified relative to this genomic sequence to represent the inferred CDS: deleted 2 bases in 1 codon), whose product MSSSLDLDQAPTLDELLRGCVDAFDAQGKVRDPNFVRLFLATHPWYLPQAEVAGKLLTLVQESGGSAEGPSLRLKIGHLVRYWVRAFPQELSGDPQVLGRLRELGAALGGDPETPLGLESLPEEGDAAEGDNDGDPGCAPGGGPAGGPGGVVAPPPRARFSMLLEPLEPPELALLLTHLEHRGFARLRVSPGGHLGTPAGHLRDTWGTLGETWGHRGIPAGHLGTPGDTWGHLGIPGDTWGTPEGVCDTPVWDTWGHRGTPGDTWEDLGTPAGPLGRPGDTCADAWGHLRGYLGRPGDTCGTPAGHLRDPWGDLGTPGDTEGHRGTPEGLCDIRAFARSAGTSSSPALRRLVALSNGLSRWVQLRVLRPLAAPQRAAALGQCLHLAQSLLELRNFNSLLAVVGGLGHGSIARLRRTLALLTPPLIQLWAQLAEAVGSGGNYRGYRALLGGAGSAGGFRVPALGVHLRDLVSLEAALPDWGARDAPTPTNCGPASPCKGRCWRGASRDPPAPPTPTCSGCWRCRWRSGPARSSSTRCRCSASPARAPPRGPPRSCPPPSPERWVLPEPPRPDPAGLRPRLEQLVESIFRNFDVDGDGRISVEEFGIVRENFPHLPPLGELDTDMDGGLSRGEVLDYFLRCSQGPPPGPPTTSGGCGGCAQAPVRPVGN is encoded by the exons ATGAGCAGCTCCCTGGACCTGGACCAAGCCCCCACCCTGGACGAGCTTCTGAGGGGCTGCGTCGATGCCTTCG ACGCGCAGGGGAAGGTTCGGGACCCCAACTTCGTCCGACTCTTCCTGGCGACACATCCCTGGTACCTGCCCCAGGCCGAGGTGGCCGGGAAGCTGCTGACCCT GGTGCAGGAGTCGGGGGGCTCGGCCGAGGGTCCCTCCCTGCGCCTCAAGATCGGCCACTTGGTCCG gtACTGGGTGCGGGCGTTCCCGCAGGAGCTCTCGGGGGACCCCCAGGTTTTGGGGCGACTCCGGGAATTGGGGGCGGCGCTGGGGGGAGACCCCGAGACCCCCCTCGGCCTCGAGAGCCT CCCCGAGGAAGGGGACGCTGCCGAAGGTGACAATGACGGTGACCCTGGCTGTGCCCCCGGGGGGGGTCCCgcggggggtcccgggggggtCGTGGCCCCCCCGCCCCGTGCGCGGTTCTCGATGCTGCTGGAGCCGCTGGAGCCGCCGGAGCTGGCGCTGCTGCTCACGCACCTGGAGCACCGCGGCTTCGCCCGGCTGCGCGTGAGTCCCgggggacacctggggacacctgCGGGACACCTGCGGGACACCTGGGGGACGCTTGGGGAGACCTGGGGACACCGGGGGATACCTGCgggacacctggggacaccgggggacacctggggacacctggggatacctggggacacctgggggaCACCTGAGGGTGTGTGTGACACCCCTGTGtgggacacctggggacaccgggggacacctggggacacctgggaagACCTGGGGACACCTGCGGGACCCCTGGGGAGACCTGGGGACACCTGCGCGGACGCCTGGGGACACCTGCGGGGATACCTGGGGAGACCTGGGGACACCTGTGGGACACCTGCGGGACACCTGCGGGACCCCTGGGGAGACCTGGGGACCCCTGGGGACACCGAGGGACACCGGGGGACACCTGagggt CTCTGTGACATCCGCGCCTTCGCGCGCTCCGCGGGCACCTCGAGCTCCCCCGCTCTCCGCCGCTTGGTGGCGCTGTCCAACGGCCTCTCGCGCTGGGTGCAGCTGCGCGTGCTGCGCCCCCTGGCGGCCCCGCAGCGCGCGGCGGCGCTGGGGCAGTGCCTGCACCTGGCACAG agCCTCCTGGAGCTCCGCAACTTCAACTCCCTCCTGGCCGTGGTCGGGGGGCTCGGCCACGGCTCCATCGCGCGCCTGCGCCGGACCCTCGCTCTGCTGACCCCCCCCCTCATCCAG ctgtgggcacagctggccGAGGCCGTGGGCTCGGGGGGGAACTACCGGGGCTACCGGGCGCTGCTGGGGGGCGCGGGGAGCGCAGGGGGGTTCCGGGTGCCGGCGCTCGGCGTCCACCTGCGGGACCTGGTGTCGCTGGAGGCGGCGCTGCCGGACTGGGGGGCCCGGGACGCCCCCACCCCAACAAACTGCGGGCCCGCTTCGCCCTGCAAGGGGCGCTGCTGGCGGGGCGCGAGCAGGGACCCCCCGGCACCCCCCACCCCGACCTGCTCCGGCTGCTGGAG GTGTCGCTGGCGCTCGGGCCCAGCGAGGAGCAGCTCCACCAGATGTCGCTGCAGCGCGAGCCCCGCGAGAGCGCCCCC GCGGGGCCCCCCCCGGAGCTGCCCCCCGCCCTC CCCCGAGCGCTGGGTGCTGCCCGAGCCCCCCCGGCCCGACCCCGCGGGGCTGCGACCCCGCCTCGAGCAGCTCGTGGAG TCCATTTTCCGGAACTTCGACGTGGACGGGGACGGGCGGATCTCGGTGGAGGAATTTGGGATCGTGCGGGAAAACTTCCCCCACCTGCCCCCCCTGGGCGAGCTGGACACCGACAT